From the genome of Scytonema hofmannii PCC 7110, one region includes:
- a CDS encoding tape measure protein: MKNVAINVKLGLDTAEFSRKIEGMGSSFKPLEVPVRLKSLGLDAGFANVRVKADLDPNTLTPSLTASLKTAFGTVTAKLGDDIGTSVSKAVKELKPSTFGNLISSITAPFRQVATGALEGVGLQLSAKLGQGLAKGLEQKLSPTIGSFDLLGEALLTKKIAPLFNELNKSVEIKKLFNLDESAEIGKIFNSAVKEILDENDVIIARNAQIYQDRTQAIKQKKSAIKAVGQDLSDAVADSASESVKATENEKVLKRDLRNLRQEISQNETKTKQLKQQREEVIAKALDATSLQFSDAVTQEQAVLKNAKINKAKNLDIAKRARSQGDFEKEKEHLARASRDEMRIKQYVGNITNLTGEELLDRPRKRLPPKQREQIRLDSQSQEMRLETEIGELGRYSRAQRKQLSSLENQVGKAKNRGKDRILAALKTLEGLGVNVKEVLFYDTQIDTLTDKLSASTTELNQQIQQQQHEIKTARKNIVKLKQKAREGLEQSNKPLAQKALSLIQANKNVVVTAKENIKLLEKEKKARQSTTADSIADSNQEIIKESARVVAATSASNKSLEVIELEILTKSQDNLRNVKQSVDVNLAEIKNLQKASEKTSPLYTELDSSKINELKDRRNELKAKIEQNQKLLTSQPLAGEQYTTINNSISEDLEEVGKLDEQLKSVDLAQQIQEAKLRREKLKRIILKAQARESLSKVKGDYKQSARFSNLVDTLQAQLQETEAIIKKATSSDQYDAFLNESIKSAQARKQRVEKSVAQQSQRNASRIAELKSSAFNAPQQLTTKAETQAQVAHSDKAKEIYERIGARVLKTSESLSGTKITGKLPPLIPDDLKAGSYGSYTPDENSIRVSKEVYGALRKGDLTHEITEALVHELRHALQFGLGESPEGTAIKNLIEPTTQEQDRLSDRIKNSVANSGASDERKGQILALEKDAYTFADRYTQEIYNHVRGISEPQNIKSLKGKFTEKQKEFKVAYRQAQEQLEESLTAENKAALEQLTKVQLKAIAKSSGVKGYSQENIADLRELLLKKVKAEELSFKIPTFSKVDPKVQQDVAELLQFAPNELKQNVRELSQYLSQTTKQAGKTGDVQALRQVLDGISDARKIYASALAQDLDKETRGLLQAAIATLGKQRIAAQNRLTPLSAQELNPTATQLGAQPQSQQITLYGFRNNSIDRELKTLRQRLQQRSSVIKGQAAPNFNEVNNLINRVTNAAKDVDAGIDNLIRQVNQQVSQQLIGTDTALKRLAAIAKLAETRQKQRAQLITKNAEEAFKRSQQALKELETQTNQRVAEIEARGRYKEQQRSSQMRERLNRYGIEQTAPVDIVEQAPQRQPFSVAKFANRVRSEFQEFRVSGAKKQAEALGQQAKAILVDLDSQIAIGKASAAEAKVVQKAIAENEKHLVQILNTIKRAKAGKEPALTPGDLQRLSGQAGQLGQIVDADKTRLAELAPQVEKGKRLQPVAQQLKASSEGAAGIAGQKNLSKKDVENLTEFNFQTRETLKLLGQNPKNNFFGDLSLGMPKLAKQAFELVKGFLAFQGLSFITQQLQQVAVQAYQTSKRFEALQKSLQFTSGSEFEGAKNLEFIRKEVDRLSAPLETSVKGFTGLAAAARGTSIEGAGVRKIFTAITQASRVYNLTAEQTEGALLAVQQMISKGSVQAEELRCYDRHTEVLTCRGWVRWDEISKEDSFASKNLETGEIEYQQPIRTVRYRYKGLMLRVNSNHIDLLVTPDHRMVVRTAKDQKFEIVKARNLVKTESYFYSTGFDTDEEALVDSSNLEWVEFDDEVFCMEVPFTTLYVRRAGKPCWSGNSQFGERIPGAVQVFARGIGVSTAELNKMLEGGKVGLDDLLKAMDQLYKETADGVVGAVGTSAAAEQRLANSFANLNKSIGDALQPAAIAIFNTLSTSLDFAQKNATLAKAAFATLALSLTIAMLPSVIALGAALTTFATVTLPAVTAATLAAVAANPFLIASLVALAATFVLAEEGAKALSQAITGISEAQIKQADADASLDFKYNASLKQLQQQIPLTKEQVDELTKGLDDQAKRGVTAASTAEVLKNQLLKLQTQAEATAKAQAELNKSVADSAIAFKKAKGEAELKKLGKELSLAQARARGSIGEDAGKDKEYEIEQTSNLELSSLYANRIAIIKSHLAESERLQKLGRKGLEAKQEKEYRDDLLSTQKEYDQAQISLNKTEDERKKVIRERRLKDFEESESILDSQRKQGLINEQQAIEKRLAIATQKTDEELRMIQDRRSKLNPNDKEGLEALAVEEAAVYAKLADARKARYDGQFSQVKDATDRANAYLEAQRKRGLTSEQEAAVQSVAIATQSANAQQMLVKQRLAEVPKTDTTTRDQLLVQEQQALASVSDAQKSAFDSQINATKAHGDRLRTIAQANRDRGLTDERETANALAQAQITQAQQELDLIQQRRSQLNAADKAGLEQLQAQESEALASITKAQKQAFDSQLGDIKADSEKRLAILVGDRARGLITESQFNEQQYQEKEAALDEELALVEQRRSQIAATDIEGQLEVEAKEAEIYQRRIDNQKAFLDAQLHQLEREQQKARDAVTQSATEREIELQKLINARVLNEEEARVATTNLARKGIEDDIRLEEKKLARLLALPKYDDPVAEDERQAKIRASKLQTSKLQLQLLQNEKQQQEAVYAAYAKSVERITQAITNRATATTQALDKELLLNSALEKSLNRQNQLLEAKKGLYTALNNYIQSEFQILEDTAKNDREKKVVKETAAQAKLDAARQQVELDRQSLELQIQQNEQAQLRLEIENQIAQVRNQAEIAKAEAKIATVARTPNATPEDKIAAQLELDAALMEREGLLMNESMLAQGRATNDRVNQMKRNTLEYEAGAQISRVEYEKANAIANPRERRKALRELNKRARMRVTGTDGSDYISRLKDYNAATRGEAQTPLQAYMASEVGRRVNPQLPTTQLIASTPVFSKAVSDFGTAVGELTKLIKEKLSTPATVSVTSPINNYFNNQNQQGAAGQVTQQIRQSLRDLGLELQRAI, translated from the coding sequence ATGAAAAACGTTGCTATCAACGTAAAACTTGGGCTGGACACTGCTGAATTCAGCCGCAAAATTGAGGGGATGGGAAGTAGTTTTAAACCTTTAGAAGTTCCCGTTCGCCTCAAGTCTTTGGGGTTGGATGCGGGTTTCGCCAACGTGAGGGTTAAAGCCGATCTAGACCCCAATACCCTCACTCCTTCACTCACTGCCAGCCTAAAAACCGCCTTTGGTACGGTCACCGCCAAGCTAGGTGATGATATTGGTACATCAGTTAGTAAAGCAGTCAAAGAACTCAAGCCTTCGACTTTTGGTAATTTAATCTCATCAATTACCGCACCGTTCCGACAAGTTGCAACGGGAGCGCTTGAGGGTGTCGGTTTACAACTATCCGCAAAGTTGGGACAAGGTCTTGCCAAGGGTCTCGAACAAAAATTATCCCCCACAATTGGCAGCTTTGATTTACTAGGTGAGGCACTTTTAACAAAAAAAATAGCGCCTTTATTTAATGAATTAAATAAATCTGTTGAGATTAAAAAACTCTTTAATTTAGATGAATCTGCTGAGATTGGAAAAATCTTTAATTCTGCTGTTAAAGAAATTCTTGACGAAAATGATGTCATTATTGCTAGAAATGCTCAAATTTATCAAGATAGAACCCAGGCTATCAAGCAAAAAAAATCGGCTATCAAGGCAGTCGGTCAAGACTTGTCAGATGCAGTTGCTGATAGTGCCAGTGAATCAGTAAAAGCCACTGAAAACGAAAAAGTCCTAAAGAGGGATCTGAGAAATCTCAGGCAAGAGATTTCTCAAAATGAAACAAAAACCAAGCAATTAAAACAGCAAAGAGAAGAGGTGATAGCAAAGGCTCTTGACGCCACATCCTTGCAGTTTAGCGATGCCGTCACTCAAGAGCAAGCTGTCCTGAAAAATGCTAAAATCAATAAAGCTAAAAATTTAGACATAGCAAAACGTGCGCGATCGCAAGGAGATTTTGAAAAAGAAAAAGAACATTTGGCGAGAGCTTCACGTGATGAGATGCGAATCAAGCAGTACGTTGGCAATATTACGAATTTAACCGGAGAGGAACTGCTAGATAGACCCAGGAAAAGATTGCCGCCAAAACAGCGAGAACAGATTCGGTTGGACTCTCAATCTCAAGAAATGCGCCTTGAAACCGAAATTGGAGAGTTAGGGCGATATTCCAGAGCACAGAGAAAGCAGTTGTCTTCTTTAGAAAATCAGGTTGGTAAAGCTAAAAATAGGGGCAAGGATAGAATATTAGCTGCATTAAAAACACTAGAAGGCTTGGGAGTTAACGTAAAAGAAGTTTTATTTTACGACACGCAAATAGATACTTTAACAGATAAATTGAGTGCAAGCACCACTGAGTTAAATCAACAGATCCAGCAGCAACAGCATGAAATTAAAACTGCTAGAAAAAATATAGTTAAGTTAAAGCAGAAAGCGCGAGAGGGTTTGGAACAAAGCAATAAACCGTTAGCTCAAAAAGCACTTAGTTTAATTCAAGCAAACAAAAATGTAGTCGTTACAGCTAAAGAAAATATAAAATTATTAGAGAAAGAAAAAAAAGCGCGTCAGTCCACTACGGCTGATAGCATTGCGGATAGCAATCAAGAAATCATAAAAGAAAGTGCAAGAGTCGTTGCGGCAACTTCTGCAAGCAATAAATCCTTAGAAGTCATTGAACTAGAAATACTTACAAAGTCACAAGATAACCTGAGAAATGTAAAGCAGTCTGTTGATGTCAATTTAGCAGAAATTAAAAACTTACAGAAAGCTTCCGAGAAAACCTCACCTCTCTATACTGAGCTAGATAGCTCAAAAATTAACGAATTAAAAGATAGAAGAAATGAGTTAAAAGCCAAAATAGAGCAAAATCAAAAACTTTTAACTTCTCAGCCACTAGCAGGCGAACAATACACAACTATTAACAATTCGATTAGTGAAGATTTAGAAGAAGTTGGCAAACTTGACGAACAATTAAAATCCGTAGATTTAGCTCAACAAATTCAGGAAGCTAAGCTAAGACGAGAAAAACTTAAAAGAATTATACTTAAAGCTCAAGCTAGGGAGTCGCTTTCTAAAGTAAAGGGAGACTACAAACAGTCAGCTAGATTCTCAAATTTAGTTGATACTTTGCAAGCTCAGCTACAGGAGACGGAAGCAATTATTAAAAAAGCTACCTCATCCGATCAATACGACGCGTTTTTAAACGAATCAATTAAATCCGCTCAAGCTAGAAAGCAAAGGGTAGAGAAAAGTGTTGCCCAGCAAAGTCAACGAAACGCTTCTAGAATTGCGGAGTTAAAGTCTAGCGCTTTTAATGCGCCACAGCAGTTGACGACAAAAGCAGAAACTCAAGCTCAAGTTGCTCATTCCGACAAAGCGAAGGAGATTTACGAGCGTATAGGAGCGCGGGTTTTAAAAACTTCTGAGAGCTTGTCGGGGACTAAAATAACAGGCAAGTTACCCCCTCTAATTCCTGACGACTTAAAAGCTGGTTCTTATGGCAGTTACACCCCCGATGAAAACTCCATTAGGGTCAGTAAAGAAGTTTACGGTGCTTTACGAAAAGGAGACCTTACTCATGAAATTACTGAGGCTCTGGTACACGAGTTGAGGCACGCGCTTCAGTTCGGTCTTGGGGAAAGTCCCGAAGGTACCGCTATCAAAAATTTAATAGAACCCACCACGCAAGAGCAAGATCGTTTATCAGATAGAATTAAGAATTCAGTTGCCAATTCTGGCGCTTCAGATGAGAGAAAAGGGCAAATACTGGCTTTAGAAAAAGACGCTTATACTTTTGCCGATCGCTACACTCAAGAGATATATAATCACGTTCGTGGTATTTCCGAGCCTCAAAATATAAAATCTTTAAAAGGCAAGTTTACTGAGAAGCAAAAGGAGTTTAAAGTTGCATACCGTCAAGCTCAAGAACAGTTAGAGGAAAGTTTAACAGCAGAAAACAAAGCAGCTTTAGAGCAGTTAACTAAAGTCCAACTAAAAGCAATTGCTAAATCATCAGGCGTTAAAGGTTACTCCCAAGAAAATATTGCCGATCTTAGAGAACTATTATTAAAAAAAGTTAAAGCTGAAGAACTATCATTTAAAATTCCAACTTTCTCAAAAGTCGATCCAAAAGTACAGCAAGACGTTGCGGAACTACTGCAATTTGCACCCAATGAATTAAAGCAAAACGTTAGAGAACTATCGCAATACCTCAGCCAAACCACAAAGCAAGCTGGTAAAACGGGGGATGTTCAAGCCTTAAGACAGGTACTAGACGGCATATCGGATGCAAGAAAAATTTATGCTTCAGCTTTAGCGCAGGATTTGGACAAGGAGACACGCGGTTTACTCCAAGCTGCGATCGCGACTTTGGGCAAGCAACGAATAGCCGCTCAAAACAGGCTTACTCCCTTAAGTGCTCAAGAACTAAATCCAACAGCAACACAACTAGGCGCTCAACCTCAATCTCAACAAATTACGCTGTATGGATTTAGAAACAACTCTATAGATCGCGAACTAAAAACCCTACGCCAGCGCCTCCAGCAACGCTCCTCAGTTATTAAAGGTCAAGCTGCACCAAATTTCAATGAAGTCAACAATTTAATCAACCGCGTCACCAATGCTGCCAAGGACGTTGATGCGGGCATTGATAACTTAATTCGCCAAGTCAACCAACAAGTCTCCCAGCAATTGATCGGTACTGACACTGCACTGAAACGGTTAGCTGCTATTGCCAAGCTCGCTGAAACCAGACAAAAGCAACGAGCACAACTAATTACCAAAAACGCCGAGGAAGCTTTTAAACGTTCTCAGCAAGCCCTCAAAGAGCTAGAAACTCAAACCAACCAACGAGTTGCTGAAATTGAAGCAAGGGGTAGGTATAAAGAACAACAGCGCTCGTCACAGATGCGGGAACGCCTTAACCGTTACGGTATTGAGCAAACTGCACCAGTGGACATCGTTGAACAAGCTCCTCAGCGTCAACCGTTTAGCGTTGCTAAATTCGCCAACAGAGTCAGATCTGAATTCCAAGAATTTAGGGTATCTGGAGCCAAGAAGCAAGCGGAGGCGCTCGGTCAACAGGCAAAAGCTATTCTCGTAGATCTAGATTCTCAAATTGCAATTGGCAAGGCATCGGCGGCTGAAGCCAAAGTAGTACAAAAAGCGATCGCGGAGAACGAGAAGCACCTTGTGCAAATCCTCAACACTATCAAGCGAGCCAAAGCAGGCAAGGAACCCGCACTCACCCCCGGAGATTTACAAAGATTATCGGGTCAAGCGGGTCAACTGGGGCAAATAGTTGATGCTGACAAAACACGGTTAGCGGAACTCGCGCCGCAAGTGGAAAAAGGGAAGCGACTGCAGCCAGTTGCCCAACAGTTAAAAGCGTCAAGTGAAGGCGCTGCGGGCATCGCGGGACAGAAAAATCTTAGCAAGAAAGATGTTGAAAACCTTACTGAATTCAATTTTCAGACTCGCGAAACTCTCAAACTTTTGGGTCAAAATCCTAAGAATAATTTCTTTGGCGATCTGAGCTTGGGAATGCCCAAACTAGCCAAGCAAGCTTTTGAATTAGTGAAAGGGTTTTTGGCGTTTCAAGGGCTTAGTTTTATAACTCAACAGCTGCAACAAGTCGCAGTTCAGGCGTACCAAACTTCTAAAAGATTCGAGGCTTTACAAAAATCACTGCAATTTACCAGTGGCAGTGAATTTGAAGGAGCTAAAAATTTAGAATTCATTCGCAAAGAAGTAGACCGCTTGTCAGCGCCATTAGAAACCTCAGTTAAAGGCTTCACTGGATTGGCGGCAGCAGCACGGGGAACGTCTATAGAGGGAGCTGGGGTCAGAAAAATATTCACTGCTATCACCCAAGCGTCTCGCGTTTACAACCTCACTGCCGAGCAAACCGAAGGTGCTTTATTGGCAGTACAGCAAATGATTAGCAAAGGTTCTGTCCAAGCTGAAGAGCTGCGCTGTTACGATCGCCACACCGAGGTTTTAACTTGTAGGGGATGGGTTCGATGGGATGAGATATCTAAAGAAGATTCATTTGCTAGTAAAAATTTAGAAACTGGGGAAATTGAGTACCAACAACCAATTCGGACTGTGAGATATCGATATAAGGGATTGATGCTTCGCGTCAATTCAAATCATATTGACTTATTGGTAACTCCCGACCACCGAATGGTTGTGAGAACTGCTAAAGACCAAAAGTTTGAAATAGTTAAAGCTAGAAATTTAGTAAAAACCGAATCGTATTTTTATTCAACTGGTTTCGATACCGATGAAGAAGCGCTGGTCGATTCGTCAAATTTAGAGTGGGTTGAATTTGATGATGAAGTATTCTGCATGGAGGTTCCGTTTACCACGCTTTATGTTCGCAGAGCCGGAAAGCCATGCTGGAGCGGGAATTCACAATTTGGTGAGCGTATCCCTGGCGCAGTTCAAGTGTTTGCGAGAGGAATCGGAGTTTCAACCGCAGAACTCAATAAGATGCTGGAAGGGGGCAAGGTAGGCTTGGACGACCTACTCAAGGCGATGGATCAGCTTTACAAAGAAACTGCTGATGGTGTCGTTGGCGCTGTTGGAACCAGTGCCGCAGCCGAACAACGCTTGGCGAATTCTTTCGCTAATTTGAACAAAAGCATTGGTGACGCACTACAACCAGCCGCGATCGCAATCTTTAATACCCTCTCCACTTCACTAGACTTCGCTCAAAAGAATGCAACCCTCGCCAAAGCCGCTTTCGCGACACTGGCGTTGAGCTTGACCATCGCTATGTTGCCCAGCGTCATCGCTCTTGGCGCAGCTCTCACGACATTCGCCACTGTAACTTTACCTGCGGTTACCGCAGCGACACTCGCGGCAGTTGCTGCCAATCCATTTCTTATCGCTTCGCTAGTGGCTTTAGCAGCAACTTTTGTGCTTGCTGAGGAAGGAGCAAAAGCTTTGTCCCAGGCTATCACAGGGATATCCGAGGCACAGATCAAGCAAGCGGACGCTGATGCTTCACTCGATTTTAAATACAACGCATCACTCAAGCAACTTCAGCAACAAATTCCACTCACAAAAGAGCAAGTTGACGAACTGACAAAGGGACTTGACGACCAAGCAAAACGTGGTGTAACTGCCGCCAGTACCGCCGAAGTACTCAAAAACCAATTACTGAAACTACAGACTCAAGCAGAAGCTACAGCCAAAGCTCAAGCCGAACTCAATAAATCGGTCGCTGATAGTGCGATCGCATTTAAAAAAGCTAAAGGTGAGGCAGAACTCAAAAAACTGGGCAAGGAATTATCACTTGCTCAAGCCCGTGCTCGTGGCAGCATTGGTGAAGATGCGGGCAAGGATAAAGAATATGAAATAGAACAGACAAGTAACTTGGAACTCTCTTCACTTTATGCAAATAGAATTGCAATTATTAAAAGCCATTTGGCTGAGTCAGAACGACTACAAAAACTGGGCAGAAAGGGGTTAGAAGCTAAGCAAGAAAAAGAGTATCGTGACGATTTGCTATCAACTCAAAAAGAGTACGACCAAGCGCAAATTAGTTTAAATAAAACCGAAGACGAGCGCAAAAAAGTTATTAGAGAACGACGTTTAAAAGATTTTGAAGAATCTGAGTCAATCCTTGACTCTCAACGCAAACAGGGACTAATCAACGAGCAGCAAGCTATTGAAAAAAGACTCGCGATCGCAACCCAAAAAACAGATGAAGAATTGCGGATGATTCAAGATAGGCGCTCAAAATTAAATCCAAATGACAAAGAGGGACTGGAAGCTTTGGCAGTTGAAGAAGCAGCAGTATACGCCAAACTCGCCGATGCGCGTAAAGCGAGGTACGACGGGCAGTTTAGCCAGGTGAAAGATGCGACAGATCGCGCCAACGCCTATCTTGAAGCCCAACGGAAGCGCGGACTAACCAGCGAACAAGAAGCAGCAGTGCAGTCAGTCGCGATCGCAACTCAATCAGCCAATGCCCAGCAAATGCTTGTCAAGCAGCGACTTGCGGAAGTTCCCAAAACCGACACCACCACTCGCGACCAACTGTTAGTACAGGAGCAACAAGCGTTGGCTTCAGTAAGTGACGCTCAAAAATCCGCATTTGACTCGCAGATTAACGCAACTAAAGCCCACGGCGATCGCCTTCGTACTATTGCCCAAGCCAACCGCGATCGGGGACTGACTGACGAGAGGGAAACGGCGAACGCATTGGCACAAGCGCAAATAACCCAAGCCCAGCAAGAATTAGATTTAATACAGCAAAGGCGCTCTCAGTTAAATGCTGCGGATAAAGCGGGATTGGAGCAATTACAAGCACAAGAAAGTGAGGCGTTAGCCAGTATCACTAAGGCTCAAAAGCAGGCGTTTGATTCTCAGTTGGGTGATATCAAGGCTGATTCTGAAAAACGGTTGGCAATATTGGTGGGCGATCGCGCTCGCGGATTGATAACTGAATCCCAGTTCAACGAACAGCAGTACCAGGAGAAGGAAGCAGCACTTGATGAAGAATTAGCACTGGTCGAGCAACGGCGCTCTCAAATAGCGGCGACTGACATTGAGGGACAATTAGAAGTTGAGGCGAAGGAAGCTGAAATTTATCAGCGTCGAATTGATAATCAAAAAGCTTTCTTGGACGCTCAACTGCATCAGTTGGAGCGGGAACAACAAAAAGCTAGGGATGCTGTTACCCAATCGGCTACCGAGAGGGAAATTGAGCTACAAAAACTCATCAACGCCCGCGTTCTCAATGAAGAAGAAGCGCGAGTGGCAACTACCAACCTCGCCCGCAAAGGGATTGAAGATGATATCAGGCTGGAAGAAAAAAAGTTAGCTAGACTTCTTGCCCTACCGAAGTACGATGACCCAGTAGCGGAGGATGAACGTCAAGCCAAAATCCGCGCTTCTAAACTCCAAACATCAAAGCTACAGTTACAACTGCTGCAGAATGAAAAGCAACAGCAAGAGGCGGTATACGCAGCTTATGCAAAATCGGTAGAGCGCATCACCCAAGCCATCACTAACCGCGCTACGGCTACAACTCAGGCTCTTGATAAAGAATTACTGTTAAATTCAGCACTGGAAAAATCGCTCAATCGCCAGAATCAGTTATTGGAAGCCAAGAAGGGGCTGTACACTGCTCTCAACAACTACATTCAATCTGAATTCCAAATCCTAGAGGATACCGCTAAAAACGATCGCGAAAAGAAAGTTGTCAAAGAAACAGCCGCACAAGCCAAATTGGACGCGGCTAGACAGCAAGTAGAGTTAGATCGCCAATCCCTCGAGCTGCAAATTCAACAAAACGAACAGGCGCAACTGAGGCTGGAAATTGAAAACCAAATTGCCCAGGTAAGAAATCAGGCTGAAATAGCCAAGGCAGAAGCAAAGATAGCTACAGTTGCGAGAACCCCGAACGCAACTCCAGAAGATAAAATAGCCGCACAACTGGAACTGGATGCTGCATTAATGGAACGCGAGGGGCTTCTGATGAATGAATCAATGCTCGCTCAAGGACGTGCTACCAATGACCGAGTTAATCAAATGAAAAGGAATACTCTTGAGTACGAGGCGGGGGCGCAAATCTCCCGTGTTGAGTATGAAAAAGCGAACGCCATAGCCAATCCTAGAGAACGAAGGAAAGCACTCAGGGAGTTAAACAAGCGTGCGAGAATGCGGGTTACTGGTACTGACGGTAGCGATTACATCTCTCGTCTTAAGGACTACAATGCCGCAACTCGTGGTGAAGCTCAAACACCCCTACAAGCTTACATGGCGTCGGAAGTTGGTCGCAGGGTTAACCCTCAACTGCCAACGACACAGCTAATTGCAAGCACTCCCGTTTTCAGTAAGGCGGTTAGTGACTTTGGGACAGCTGTAGGAGAATTGACCAAACTCATCAAAGAAAAACTGAGTACGCCCGCGACCGTATCAGTCACCAGTCCAATCAACAACTACTTTAACAATCAAAACCAGCAGGGGGCGGCGGGTCAAGTCACCCAGCAAATTCGCCAGAGTTTGAGGGATTTGGGGTTAGAGTTGCAAAGAGCGATTTAG